The Vicia villosa cultivar HV-30 ecotype Madison, WI unplaced genomic scaffold, Vvil1.0 ctg.004079F_1_1, whole genome shotgun sequence genome has a window encoding:
- the LOC131641792 gene encoding uncharacterized protein LOC131641792 — MVVYDSEGSDIHVIVPPVYRQSFDSLFVVNDTYTIANFQVKLNDLLFKPSAHKYLLKFTGGTKVGDRNVHQIQEKACRLTPFLDILIGKWNKDQLLDVIGVVDEIGYTQAQVGSKKQQVNFVIRDLSNNTITVTLWEAYTVQFINYVEQQVDTAIPVVILIQYAKVKEAFGKYPLSVTNTYNVTKVAINEDMETIKQFAKMLTQDTIMVVSGLRSQQSQGRSQNSYTSRQSPIQKLLSNVVLLPLEQIVKLKDTTLCATVATITKIFASKYGWYYQACHECPNKVTGDKPPYKCVKGHDTETAIFRYKIEVGDLHAGTKCKFVLWDKESEELLEVSAAHMRETMFQAGIFDPLDFPLALDKLLDQELAFKVKWQPDWSNCSVIMLVKDKPIVDQLKVEWVDATTVNSQQLSAPVNHIKESVDEAVPVDDSDIVTDPEIASKLHGEPVTPTAKRQNPDPSIESTSHATHSEGDLSSTKLKKPTRITRKLVKIEK, encoded by the exons ATGGTTGTTTATGATTCTGAG GGAAGTGATATCCATGTTATCGTGCCTCCCGTGTATAGGCAGAGTTTTGATTCGCTCTTTGTTGTTAATGATACTTACACTATTGCAAACTTCCAAGTTAAGCTGAATGATCTGCTGTTCAAACCTTCTGCTCACAAGTACCTCCTTAAATTTACTGGTGGGACCAAAGTTGGGGATAGAAACGTGCATCAGATTCAGGAAAAGGCTTGCAGACTCACTCCTTTTCTTGATATTTTAATTGGGAAATGGAATAAAGAtcaacttttag ATGTTATCGGAGTGGTTGATGAAATTGGGTACACACAGGCCCAGGTTGGAAGTAAAAAGCAACAGGTCAACTTTGTCATTCGCGACTTGAg CAACAACACTATAACGGTTACGTTATGGGAGGCGTACACGGTGCAGTTTATCAACTACGTTGAACAGCAGGTCGATACTGCCATTCCGGTTGTGATTCTGATTCAATATGCAAAAGTCAAAGAAGCTTTTG GCAAATATCCACTATCTGTTACCAATACTTACAATGTCACCAAAGTGGCTATTAATGAAGACATGGAGACAATCAAACAATTCGCCAAAAT GCTTACACAGGATACTATAATGGTTGTCTCGGGCCTTCGCAGTCAGCAGTCTCAGGGCAGGTCGCAAAACTCATACACTTCTCGCCAATCACCTATCCAAAaattgttgtctaatgttgttcttcttcctcttgaGCAAATAGTTAAACTCAAAGAC ACTACTTTATGTGCTACGGTTGCTACAATTACAAAAATCTTTGCCTCAAAATATGGCTGGTACTACCAGGCATGCCATGAATGCCCAAATAAAGTAACTGGTGATAAACCTCCCTACAAATGTGTAAAGGGACATGACACTGAAACTGCCATATTCAG GTATAAAATAGAGGTGGGTGATCTTCATGCTGGTACAAAATGCAAGTTTGTTTTGTGGGACAAAGAGAGTGAGGAACTATTGGAGGTGTCGGCTGCTCATATGCGCGAAACAATGTTTCAG GCTGGAATATTTGATCCCCTCGATTTCCCGCTGGCACTTGACAAGCTCCTGGATCAGGAACTTGCCTTCAAAGTCAAGTGGCAACCAGATTGGTCTAATTGCTCTGTCATCATGTTAGTGAAAGATAAACCTATTGTGGATCAACTAAAAGTTGAATGGGTGGATGCAACTACAGTTAATTCACAACAGCTTTCCGCCCCTGTGAACCAT ATCAAGGAGAGTGTTGATGAGGCTGTTCCTGTTGATGATTCCGACATTGTTACG GATCCTGAAATTGCTTCCAAATTGCACGGTGAACCGGTCACACCTACGGCAAAAAGACAGAACCCGGATCCATCCATTGAATCTACGAGTCATGCAACACACAGCGAAGGAGATTTGTCTTCGACTAAACTTAAGAAACCAACCAGGATCACTAGGAAATTAGTGAAGATTGAAAAATAG
- the LOC131641793 gene encoding uncharacterized protein LOC131641793, producing MDGNPFDANDSTTTLARKRRRILLSKYKLSNHGHNKENQPTSTPTSRTFAASSRDTATRSPLQPTISNDSHTLPSQHHVSILQNKKRSRILAGNGVNLFSRFNNVETSPSFHIGESSNIGKRQKFTQNQLLITTPAALNNFHTSPKISNPQYFSPPNPNVSRTDYSSDDTNGDSEDCDSFGHNSDSDDSVEPDDIHDQHNQSYSDIGDPVWECFICQACMWDNTSIETSIVAKLKSMLDEVNVLGKAFRMARDMFKANPYVELRLKLISDRHDDGRVYNMPTVAEVAALIVGDVDTGEMIDIVVQYRSGKLQRIDEFNQSYLSYQYPLIFCYGEDGYRNNILHKYQDETTVTRKNRQSIKDWLCFRLQERTDEPKTLLYSRKLFQQFLVDGYAMMESERLNWLQKNQSKLRVGKYNNLQRRCEQGDQNPGNKQGKRVVLPSSFVGSKRYMDQLYFDGMAISSRLGFPDLFITFTCNPNWPEITRLLSPKNLKPHDRPDIVAKVFNIKFKELMVDLTKIHILGKVLAFMYTIEFQKRGLPHAHILIFLHPQSKYPTSSDIDNIICAEIPDPVLHPALYALVKSHMIHGPCGLSWPNSQCMRNQQCSKYYPKNFIEDTVVNAEGYPLYRRRSNTHVITKNNIKLDNRNVVPYNTRLLLKYQAHINMEWCNQCTSIKYLFKYIHKGYDRIGASVVASKSKTGLQHECVDEIKQYLDCRYVSLSEACWLIFSYKIHGRKPVVERMFFHLIGEKAVYYKYCEQIEHVLESASVTESMFTSWLVANATYEEAQSLTYGEFVTKFVYVKRNRLWKPRKKGFTIGRLVWVPPTTGELFYLRMMLTVAKGPTCYEDIRKVGETQYDTFREACFAMGFLDDDREHICALKEASAWGTCHYLRNLFVVMLLSGAVNRPAHVWKESWIILSDGLLYEQKLIANNPGTLTLTSHAIYILNYHQDEQRKIHDQIMDAVNKQQGGVFFLHGYGGTGKTYMWRTLASALRSKHEICLTVATSGIASLLLPGGRTAHSKFKLPVPCLENSTCKINFNDPSAGLLREAKLIIWDEAPMAHKYCFETLDRTLKDVISNYSNSKTIFGGKVVIFGGDFRQILPVVPGGSRSDIVHSKINASYIWHYVKVLNLTKNMRLSSGPTEEDKKEIVAILASTLDIVDNINDHILAMMPGEIRDYYSSNSVDRSEIHDNNILQVLGPEFLSSLRTSGLPNHHLKLKVGTPIMLMRNIDQSQGLCNGTRLIVTNMAAHVLEAKLMGDNNNGKVIYIPRMDFPVSISLAIQVIETSISDYCSLRHDH from the exons ATGGATGGCAACCCCTTTGATGCAAATGATTCCACTACAACTCTTGCAAGAAAAAGGAGGAGGATTTTGTTGTCAAAATATAAACTCTCTAACCATGGCCATAACAAGGAAAACCAGCCAACATCCACACCTACCTCTAGGACATTCGCTGCCTCTTCCAGGGACACTGCAACAAGATCTCCTCTCCAGCCTACTATCTCTAACGATTCCCACACTCTACCATCTCAACACCATGTTTCCAttttacaaaacaaaaaaagatcAAGAATTCTTGCCGGAAATGGGGTGAATCTGTTCAGCCGTTTCAACAATGTGGAAACATCTCCATCGTTCCATATAGGTGAATCATCAAACATCGGCAAGCGGCAAAAATTCACCCAAAATCAACTACTAATTACAACCCCTGCTGCTCTTAACAATTTCCACACTTCTCCTAAAATATCAAACCCACAATATTTTTCTcctcctaatcctaatgtaagtAGAACAGATTATTCCTCCGATGATACCAATGGAGATTCTGAAGATTGCGACTCATTTGGACACAACTCTGATTCAGATGACTCCGTAGAACCGGATGATATTCATGATCAACACAACCAGT CTTATTCTGACATTGGTGACCCTGTGTGGGAATGTTTTATTTGCCAAGCTTGCATGTG GGACAATACATCTATTGAAACATCTATTGTAGCAAAGTTAAAGAGTATGTTAGATGAAGTTAATGTTCTTGGCAAAGCGTTTCGAATGGCACGTGATATGTTTAAGGCCAATCCATACGTCGAATTGCGGCTGAAACTTATCAGTGACAGACATGACGATGGTCGTGTGTATAATATGCCAACCGTTGCGGAAGTTGCTGCCCTTATTGTTGGAGATGTTGACACAGGTGAAATGATAGACATTGTGGTTCAATACCGGAGTGGTAAATTACAAAGAATAGATGAGTTCAATCAAAGTTATCTTTCATATCAATACCCATTGATTTTTTGCTACGGTGAAGATGGATACCGGAATAATATCCTTCACAAGTATCAAGATGAGACAACTGTTACAAGGAAGAATAGGCAATCTATCAAGGATTGGCTGTGTTTTCGTCTCCAAGAACGCACAGATGAACCTAAAACATTATTGTACTCAAGGAAACTTTTCCAACAATTTTTGGTTGATGGTTACGCTATGATGGAATCAGAACGTCTCAATTGGTTGCAAAAAAATCAATCCAAGTTAAGGGTCGGAAAATACAATAATTTGCAACGAAGGTGTGAGCAAGGAGACCAAAATCCAGGTAACAAACAAGGTAAACGTGTTGTTCTACCATCTTCTTTTGTGGGTAGCAAAcgatacatggatcaactttactTCGACGGTATGGCAATTTCAAGCAGATTGGGGTTCCCAGATTTATTTATCACCTTCACATGCAACCCAAATTGGCCTGAGATTACACGGTTGCTGTCCCCAAAAAATTTAAAACCTCATGATAGGCCTGACATTGTTGCCAAAGTTTTCAACATCAAGTTTAAAGAGCTTATGGTTGATTTAACAAAAATACATATTCTTGGGAAAGTTTTGGCAT TTATGTATACCATTGAGTTTCAAAAGCGAGGCTTACCCCATGCCCACATTTTGATCTTCTTGCACCCCCAAAGCAAGTATCCAACGTCGTCCGACATTGATAACATCATTTGTGCCGAGATTCCTGATCCTGTACTTCATCCTGCTTTATACGCACTGGTAAAATCACATATGATACATGGACCGTGCGGTCTTTCATGGCCTAATTCACAATGTATGAGAAATCAACAATGTTCTAAATATTATCCAAAAAATTTCATCGAAGATACAGTTGTTAATGCTGAAGGTTATCCATTATATAGAAGAAGATCCAACACCCATGtaattacaaaaaataatatcAAGTTGGATAATAGAAATGTGGTCCCCTATAACACTCGGTTATTGTTGAAATATCAAGCACATATTAATATGGAATGGTGTAACCAATGCACTTCTATCAAGTATCTATTCAAATACATTCACAAAGGATATGACAGAATCGGTGCAAGTGTGGTTGCTTCTAAGTCAAAGACCGGACTACAGCATGAATGTGTAGATGAGATCAAACAATATCTCGATTGTAGGTATGTTTCTCTGAGTGAGGCGTGTTGGCTAATATTTTCATACAAGATTCATGGGAGGAAACCTGTTGTTGAGCGAATGTTTTTCCATCTCATTGGTGAAAAGGCTGTCTATTATAAATATTGTGAACAAATAGAGCATGTCTTAGAGAGTGCAAGCGTAACAGAATCTATGTTCACGTCTTGGCTGGTAGCAAATGCAACATATGAGGAAGCCCAGTCATTAACATACGGTGAATTTGTTACAAAGTTTGTTTATGTTAAGAGAAACAGATTGTGGAAGCCACGAAAAAAAGGGTTCACTATCGGACGTTTGGTGTGGGTTCCACCGACAACCGGGGAACTTTTCTATTTGCGGATGATGTTGACGGTGGCTAAGGGACCAACTTGCTACGAAGATATCAGGAAGGTCGGTGAAACACAATATGACACCTTTCGAGAAGCATGCTTTGCAATGGGATTCTTAGATGACGATCGAGAACACATATGTGCGTTAAAGGAGGCAAGTGCTTGGGGGACATGTCATTATCTTAGAAATTTGTTTGTTGTTATGCTCCTATCAGGTGCTGTAAACCGTCCTGCCCATGTATGGAAAGAATCATGGATTATATTGTCCGATGGTCTCTTGTACGAGCAAAAACTAATTGCCAACAATCCAGGTACACTAACTTTAACATCCCATGCTATTTATATTCTTAACTACCAC CAAGATGAACAGAGGAAGATTCACGACCAAATCATGGATGCCGTTAACAAACAACAAGGTGGTGTCTTCTTCCTGCACGGTTATGGCGGAACCGGTAAGACATATATGTGGAGAACACTTGCAAGTGCATTGAGATCTAAGCATGAGATTTGTCTTACTGTTGCAACAAGTGGGATAGCATCTCTTTTGTTGCCAGGGGGTCGTACAGCTCATTCAAAGTTCAAGTTGCCAGTTCCATGTCTTGAGAACTcaacttgcaaaattaatttcaatgacCCTAGCGCTGGTCTTCTAAGGGAGGCAAAGCTAATTATATGGGACGAGGCACCAATGGCACACAAATATTGTTTTGAAACGTTGGACAGGACTTTGAAGGATGTCATAAGTAATTACAGTAACTCCAAAACTATTTTCGGAGGGAAGGTTGTGATTTTTGGTGGGGATTTTCGTCAGATATTACCCGTTGTACCCGGAGGAAGCCGTTCTGACATTGTCCATTCAAAAATTAACGCTTCTTACATTTGGCATTATGTTAAAGTCTTAAATTTGACAAAAAACATGCGTCTATCCTCCGGACCAactgaagaagataaaaaagaaatTGT GGCCATTCTTGCTTCCACTTTGGACATTGTTGACAATATCAATGACCATATCCTTGCGATGATGCCAG GGGAAATAAGAGATTACTACAGCTCTAACTCAGTTGATCGATCAGAAATCCATGACAACAACATTCTTCAGGTGCTTGGCCCAGAATTCCTCAGCTCTTTAAGAACTTCTGGCCTACCCAACCATCACTTAAAGTTAAAGGTTGGAACACCAATCATGCTTATGCGAAACATTGATCAATCCCAAGGTCTATGTAATGGGACAAGGCTTATAGTAACTAATATGGCTGCTCATGTGCTTGAGGCCAAATTGATGGGTGATAACAATAATGGGAAGGTTATATATATCCCGCGAATGGATTTCCCCGTCTCAATCTCCCTGGCCATTCAAGTTATCGAGACGTCAATTTCCGATTATTGTAGCCTACGCCATGACCATTAA